From Zingiber officinale cultivar Zhangliang chromosome 5B, Zo_v1.1, whole genome shotgun sequence, the proteins below share one genomic window:
- the LOC121984325 gene encoding F-box protein At4g18380-like codes for MQTKFRIHADPSLNQDHFDQIPDSLLLLIFNKLADVRSLCRCLAVSKRFNSLVPLVHDLYVKIDRIVSVDGDCDAISLSSPKPRNIFAHLLKVMLFRIFKPFHHLQSTNGGNKPLFPRIFHHSPAQVLKTFTQVRNLRIELPAADVGTEDGVFLKWRAEFGSTLQNCVILGGTRIEPGSDSVNSEGSVEDNGSIPESFYTNGGLKLRVVWTISSLIAASTRHYLLHQIVKEHRTLKSLVLTDADGQGTLTMGVEQLKEFREKPLTASASSNRSQVPASNMKLKYAPYLELPEGMRMQGATLVVIKPAGEGTSCVNSGKKETEALVCGAFDGPFQAAVTALGKRRTYLLEMNGF; via the coding sequence ATGCAGACCAAATTCCGGATTCATGCAGACCCCTCACTCAACCAGGACCATTTTGACCAAATTCCTGATTCATTGCTCCTTCTCATATTCAACAAGCTCGCTGATGTACGTTCTCTTTGTCGCTGCTTGGCTGTGTCAAAGCGCTTCAATTCCCTTGTTCCCCTTGTTCACGATCTGTATGTCAAGATAGATCGGATAGTGTCTGTTGATGGTGACTGTGATGCTATAAGTCTTTCTTCCCCTAAACCCAGAAATATCTTTGCCCATCTATTAAAGGTCATGTTGTTCCGCATCTTCAAGCCTTTTCATCACCTTCAGAGCACCAACGGTGGAAATAAACCTCTTTTTCCACGAATCTTCCATCATTCCCCAGCTCAAGTCCTCAAGACTTTCACTCAAGTGCGCAACCTGAGGATTGAGCTACCGGCTGCTGATGTTGGAACAGAGGATGGGGTCTTCTTGAAGTGGAGAGCAGAGTTTGGAAGCACTCTTCAGAATTGTGTGATATTGGGTGGAACCAGGATTGAACCTGGTTCTGATTCAGTAAATTCGGAAGGGTCGGTGGAAGACAACGGAAGCATACCAGAGTCCTTCTATACGAATGGAGGGTTGAAGCTGCGTGTTGTTTGGACTATTAGCTCATTGATTGCTGCATCAACAAGGCATTATCTTCTCCATCAGATAGTTAAGGAACACAGAACATTGAAAAGCTTGGTCTTGACAGATGCTGATGGTCAGGGGACATTGACCATGGGAGTCGAACAGCTGAAAGAGTTCAGGGAGAAGCCGTTGACAGCCTCAGCATCATCAAACAGGAGTCAGGTACCAGCATCAAATATGAAGCTAAAATATGCTCCATACTTGGAGCTTCCTGAGGGAATGAGGATGCAGGGAGCTACACTTGTTGTCATCAAGCCTGCTGGAGAAGGGACAAGCTGTGTTAACAGTGGCAAGAAGGAAACTGAGGCATTAGTTTGTGGGGCATTCGATGGGCCATTTCAAGCTGCTGTTACGGCATTAGGGAAGAGACGAACTTACTTGTTGGAGATGAATGGTTTTTAG